The Halorubrum salinarum genome segment CTGATGGCCGACGCGGTGGGGACGACCGCCGGCGCGGTGCTCGGGACCTCCACCGTGACGACGTACATCGAGTCGTCGACGGGCGTCGAGGAGGGCGGCCGCACCGGGCTGACCGCGCTCGTCGTCGCCGCGCTCTTCCTCGCGTCGCTCGTCGTGATCCCCGTCGTCGCCGCCATCCCGGCGTACGCCTCCTTCATCGCGCTGATCGTCGTCGGCGTGATGATGCTCCAAGGGCTCGTCGAGGTCGACTGGAGCGAGCCCGCGTGGGCCGTCTCCGCCGGACTCACGGTCACCGTGATGCCGTTCGCCTACTCCATCGCCGACGGGCTGGCGGCCGGCATCGTCGCGTACCCGCTGATCAAGCTCGCGATCGGCGAGGGCCGCGACGTCGCGCTCGGCCAGTACGTCATCGCGGCGCTGCTCGCGGCGTACTACGTCCTCTCGACCGCCGGCTACATCCTCTGAGCCGGACCGCTCGGTGGTCGCGCCGACCGAACCCTCTTGTCGCGACGGGCCGCATACCGACCGAGACGATGTCCGACCCGCTCGACGCCGCCGCTTCCTCCGTGACCGTCGCCGACCGCGAGCGACACGCGAGCGACCCGCCCCGCGAGGTCGCGCTCGACTGCGTCGTCGCGGGGATCGAGGCGGCGCACCCCGCCGCGGTCGTCGCCGACGCGCTCGCGCTCGACGGCGACGTGCTGACCGTCGCGGCCGCCGGCGGGACGACGACCGCCCGCGACCTCGCCGCGTACGACCGCGTGCTGGTCGTCGGCGCGGGCAACGCGGCGGGCCACTTCGCGGCCGCGGTCGAGCGGCTGCTCGGCGACCGGATCGACGGCGGGGCGGTCGTCACGGACGACCCGGTCGAGACCGAGCGGGTCGCGGTCCTCCCCGGCGACCACCCGACGCCGAGCGAGGCGGGCGTCGAGAGCGCCCGGCGGGTGCGGGAGGTCGCGGCCGACGCCGGCGAGTCCGACCTCGTGCTCGGGCTGATCACCGGCGGCGGGAGCGCGCTGCTGGCCGCGCCGGCCGAGGGAGTCGGCCTCGACGGCCTCCGCGAGACGACCGAGGCGCTGCTGGCGAGCGGGGCGACCATCTCGGAGATCAACGCGGTCCGCAAGCACCTCTCGGCGGTGAAGGGCGGGCGGCTGGCGCGGACGGCCGCCCCCGCCGACGCGCTCGCGCTGGCGGTCAGCGACGTGACCGGCGACGACCCGGCCGTGATCGCGAGCGGCCCACTCTCGCCGGACCCGACGACGTTCGGGGACGCGCTCGCCGTCCTCGACCGATACGGGATCGACGCGCCCGCCGCCGTCGCGGACCGCCTCGAACGCGGCGCCGCGGGCGAGGTCGCGGAGACCCCGACCGCGGGGGATCCCGCCTTCGACGGCGTCGCCGTTCGGATCGTCGCGAACGCGCGCACGGCCCTGACCGCCGCCCGCGAGGTCGCCGCCGAGCGGGGGTACGAGCCGCTCGTGCTCGCCGCGCGGATGCGCGGCGAGGCGCGGGAGGCGGCGAAGGCGCACGCGGCGGTCGCCGAGGAGTGCCGGGCGGTCGGGGAGCCGGTCGAGCCCCCGGCGGTCCTCCTCTCGGCCGGCGAGGTGACGGTGACGCTCGGCGACGACCCCGGCGAGGGCGGGCCGAACGGGGAGTTCGCCCTGTCGGCGGCGGCCGAACTCGACGCGGCGGGGCCCGACGGCGAGGGGATCGCCGTCGCGAGCGTCGACACCGACGGGATCGACGGCGCCACGGACGCCGCGGGGGCGCTGGTCGACGACCGCCTCGTCGGCGAGGGAGAAACGATCGACCGCGAGGCGGCCGCGGACGCGCTCGACGCGCACGACGCGTACCCGGTCCTCGACGACGCGGGGGCGCTGCTCCGCACCGGGCCGACGGGGACGAACGCCAACGACCTGCGCGCGGTCGTGGTCCCGGAGCGCGGCGCGCGCCCTGACGGCGGCGACCGACCGGGGGGACGCGGCGCGCGTTCGGAAGGGACTAAGTAGCGGCCGGCAAATTCTGCGACATGCAGACGCTGCTCCTCAACGCTGACGACGTGGACGAGAACGCCGAGATGGACCGCGTGATCGACGCGGTCCGCGGCGCGTTCACGGCCTACGAGCGCGGCGACGCGAAGATGCCGGCGAAGTCGTACATCGACCTCCCCGAGTACAACGGCGACTTCCGCTCGATGCCGGCCTACCTCGACGTGCGCGAGGAGGACGTGGCCGAGGAGACCGAGGAGGGCGACGGCTGGGACGCCGCCGGGATCAAGTGGGTGAACGTCCACACCGACAACCCCGACCACCACGACCTCCCGACCGTGATGGGGACGATGATCTACTCCGACCCGGAGACGGCGTTCCCGCTCGCGGTCCTCGACGGGACGACGCTGACGATGAAACGCACCGGGGCGGCCGCCGCGGTCGCGACCGACCACCTCGCGGTCCCGGACGCGACCTCGCTCGGCATCGTCGGCGCCGGCGTCCAGTCGTACACCCAGCTCGAAGCGATCGCGGCGGTCCGGGACATCGAGGAGGTCGTCGTGAGCGACCTCGACGAGGCGCGCGTCGCCGACTTCGTCGACGCCTTCGAGGACCGGTTCGACGTGCGCGCGGGCTCGATCGCCGAGGCCGGCCACTGCGACGTGCTCTCGACGGTCACCCCCGTCGAGGACCCGATCGTCGGCCCGGACGACGTGGGCGACCACACCCACGTCAACGCCATGGGCGCGGACGCCGAGGGCAAACACGAACTGGCGGACGACCTCCTCTTGGACGCCACCGTCGTCATCGACGACCACGAGCAGTGCACCCACTCCGGCGAGATCAACGTCCCGTACGCCGCGGGGACGCTCACCGACGACGACATCTACGGCGAGATCGGCGAGATCGTCGTCGGCCGCCGCGCGGGCCGCCCCGGCACGCCCGGCACGCCGGCCGACGCCGACGGCGTGCGCGGCGTCAGCGTCTTCGACTCGACGGGGCTCGCGATCCAGGACGTGGCGGCCGCCCGCGTCGTCTACGAGCGCGCCGACGAACTGGACAACGGCTACCCGTTCGACCTGCTCGGCCTCGACGGCTGAGTCCGGCCGACCTGCTCGGCCTCGACGGCTGAGTCCTTCTACCTCGTTCGACCCCGACGACCCCGGCCGACGCGCCGCTTTTGCCCCTCCGTCCCCTACCACGTCCGTGAAACTCGTCAGCGTCGCCGCGCTCGCGGAGAACCGGGTGATCGGGAGGGACGGCGAGGTGCCGTGGCCCCACATCGAGGCGGACGTCAGGCAGTACCGCGAGCGCGTCGCGGGCTCGCCGGTGATTCTGGGCCGGCGCACCTTCGACTCGATGCGCGACGACCTCCCCGGCAGCCGTCAGATCGTCGTGAGCCGGAGCGTCGAGGCGGTGGACGTGCCGACCGCGAGCGTCGCGAACGGCGACGAGGCGGCGATCGAACTGGCCCGCGAGGCCGCGACCGAGGTCGGCGTCGACACGGCGTACGTCCTCGGCGGGGGCGGCATCTACGACCTGTTCCAGCCGCACCTCGACGGGATGGCCCTCAGCCACGTCGACGGCGCCTACGAGGGCGACACGTACTACCCCGAGTGGGACGACGACGAGTGGGAGGTCGCCGCGGAGACGGCGTACGACCGGTTCACGCTCCGCGAGTGGGTCAGGCGCGCCGCGAACTGACCGCCGCGCTCGGGCGGGGCGGCCGAACCGGCAACACATACGCAGAGATATATTTCTCGTCCGACGTTCCGTCCCCGAGTGAGCGACCAAATTAAGTTATTTCCCTCCGATACTCGGTGTGTCCGTGACAGCCCTGTGGTGGCTCGTCGGGCTGTTCGCCCTCTCGGGAGCCGCCTGCTTCGCGGCCGCGTTCCACGGATCGCGCCTGCGGAACGGCGACGGCCGGCGGGGACTCCGCTGGCTCCTGATACTCGTCGGCGTCTGGGGGTTCCTCCAGGCGGGCGTGCTGCTCGCCGGCGAGGAGTCGACGGCGGTGGCGCTGTACGTCCTCGCGCTGATCGTCGGGTTCGCCACGCCGTTCGCGTGGCTGTACTTCGCCTCGGCGTACGCCGGCCGCGACTACCACCGGCGGCCGGGCTACCGGCGGGCCGGGGTCGCGCTCTACGTCGCGGTCGTCGCGCTGAAGCTCACGAACCCGATCCACGGCCGGTACTTCGAGGCGTCGCTCCGGACGGAGCCGGTCCGTCGGCTCGTCGTCGAGGAGGGGGCGCTGTACTGGGGGTCGCTCGCGGTCGCGTACCTCCTCTCCGGGGTCGGCTTCTACCTCCTGTACCGGCTGTTCGAGCGGTCCGAAGGGTCGTCGTGGACGCTGGCCGGGGTGTTCGCGGCGACCGGGCTCGCGGTCGTGCCGAACGCGGTCGCCCTCGCGGATCCGAGCCTCCTCCCCCAACTGAGCTACGAGCCGCTCGGCGTCGCCGTCTTCGCGGTCGGCGCCGTCTACCTCGTCGAGGACACCTTCCTCGCGGTCGAACAGACGACGACGCGGGCGTTCGTCGAGCGCACCGCCGGGGCCGTCCTCGTCCTCGACACCGAGGGGCGGCTCCGCGACCACAACGATCGGGCGGCCGACCTGTTCCCCGCGATCCCCGACGGAGAGGAGCGCATCGAGGAGTTCGCCCCGGGCGTCGCCGAGCGGTACCGGACGGAGGCGCCCGCGCTCGTCGACGTCGACGGCCCAGCGGGTCGGAGCCGGACCTACTGCGTCACGAGCGAGCCGCTCGCGGTCGGCGGCGCGGCGTTCGGGTGGGCGCTGCTGGTCCAGGACGTGACCGCCATCGAGCGGCAGCGCGAGCAGCTCGACCGCCACGAGGAGCAGCTGAGGGACATGGCCGGCGCGATCGCCCACGAGCTGCGGAACTCCGTCGCGGTCGCCGACGGCCACCTCGCGGAGGCGGAAGACCGGCTCGACGGGGGCGACGCGGCGGCCGCCGCCGAGTCGGTGGACGTGGCGCGGCGCCGCGTCGCCCGGATCGGCGGGGTCGTCGAGGACCTCCACACCCTCGCGCGGTACGCGCGCGACGTCGACGAGTCGACGTTCGTCGACTTCGAGGCCGCGGTGACCGACGCCGCGGCCGCGTCCGAGGCGGACGTGGAGGTGGCCGTCGAGGGCGACGGGCGGATACGCGCGGCGCCGACCCGCCTCAAACAGCTGTTCAAGAACGCGTTCGAGTTCGCCGCCTTCAACGAGGCGACCGCCGTGACCGTGACCCTGACCGACGACGGGTTCGCGGTCGCGGACGACGGTCGGTTCACGGGCGACGACGGCGGGGAGCTCCTGTTCGAGTACGAGAGCGCCGAGCCGAGCGCGGAGGCGGGCATGGCGCTGCCGAACGTCCGCGCGCTCGGGCGGGTGGAGGGCTGGAGCGTCGAGCCGGACCGCGGCTACGACGCCGGCGTCAGGTACGCGCTGCGCGGCGCGACCGTCGAGCGGGACGGCGAGTGAGGGGCGCTCGTCCCCGGACCGGGGGGCGAGTCAGTCGTCGACCGGATCGGCGAACCCGAACCGGGGCTTCACGTCCGTGACCTCGACCGTGAGCGTCTCGCCCACGTCAGCGTCGACGAACAGCGTGTATCCCTCGACGTAGGCGATCCCGTCGCCCTCGTCGCCCTCCTCTTCCACCGTCACCTCGACGCGGTCGCCCTCGGCGACCGGCGAGGTCGTGTACCCCTTCGCGACGAGGTACACCTCAGAGGACGAGTCCCGGGAGGCGGGCGGCGAGACGGTCCGCACGTACTGGAACGACTCGCTCACGTCGTCGCGGAAGTCGTCGAGGTCCCGGCCCTGGAACACCTTCACGACGAAGTCGCCGCCGGGCGCGAGCAGCTCGTCCGCGGTGTCGAGCGCCTGCCGCGCGAGGTGGACCGACCGGGCGTGGTCGAGGGAGTACTCGCCGGTCATGTTCGGCGCCATGTCGGAGAGGACCGCGTCGGCGCCGCCCTCGCCGACCGCCTCGCGCAGGTAGTGGCGGGTGCGCTCCTCGGTCATGTCGCCGCGGATCGTCTCCACGTCGTGGTCGTCGAACTCGTCGATGCGCTGGAGGTCGACGCCGACCACGGTGCCGCCCTCGCCGACTTCCTCGGCCGCGACCTGGAGCCAGCCGCCGGGCGCGGCGCCGAGG includes the following:
- a CDS encoding 23S rRNA (uridine(2552)-2'-O)-methyltransferase, which codes for MSGKDDYYNRSKQQGYRARSAYKLKQLDEEADLLGHGDTVVDLGAAPGGWLQVAAEEVGEGGTVVGVDLQRIDEFDDHDVETIRGDMTEERTRHYLREAVGEGGADAVLSDMAPNMTGEYSLDHARSVHLARQALDTADELLAPGGDFVVKVFQGRDLDDFRDDVSESFQYVRTVSPPASRDSSSEVYLVAKGYTTSPVAEGDRVEVTVEEEGDEGDGIAYVEGYTLFVDADVGETLTVEVTDVKPRFGFADPVDD
- a CDS encoding ornithine cyclodeaminase family protein produces the protein MQTLLLNADDVDENAEMDRVIDAVRGAFTAYERGDAKMPAKSYIDLPEYNGDFRSMPAYLDVREEDVAEETEEGDGWDAAGIKWVNVHTDNPDHHDLPTVMGTMIYSDPETAFPLAVLDGTTLTMKRTGAAAAVATDHLAVPDATSLGIVGAGVQSYTQLEAIAAVRDIEEVVVSDLDEARVADFVDAFEDRFDVRAGSIAEAGHCDVLSTVTPVEDPIVGPDDVGDHTHVNAMGADAEGKHELADDLLLDATVVIDDHEQCTHSGEINVPYAAGTLTDDDIYGEIGEIVVGRRAGRPGTPGTPADADGVRGVSVFDSTGLAIQDVAAARVVYERADELDNGYPFDLLGLDG
- a CDS encoding dihydrofolate reductase, translating into MKLVSVAALAENRVIGRDGEVPWPHIEADVRQYRERVAGSPVILGRRTFDSMRDDLPGSRQIVVSRSVEAVDVPTASVANGDEAAIELAREAATEVGVDTAYVLGGGGIYDLFQPHLDGMALSHVDGAYEGDTYYPEWDDDEWEVAAETAYDRFTLREWVRRAAN
- a CDS encoding histidine kinase N-terminal 7TM domain-containing protein, with protein sequence MSVTALWWLVGLFALSGAACFAAAFHGSRLRNGDGRRGLRWLLILVGVWGFLQAGVLLAGEESTAVALYVLALIVGFATPFAWLYFASAYAGRDYHRRPGYRRAGVALYVAVVALKLTNPIHGRYFEASLRTEPVRRLVVEEGALYWGSLAVAYLLSGVGFYLLYRLFERSEGSSWTLAGVFAATGLAVVPNAVALADPSLLPQLSYEPLGVAVFAVGAVYLVEDTFLAVEQTTTRAFVERTAGAVLVLDTEGRLRDHNDRAADLFPAIPDGEERIEEFAPGVAERYRTEAPALVDVDGPAGRSRTYCVTSEPLAVGGAAFGWALLVQDVTAIERQREQLDRHEEQLRDMAGAIAHELRNSVAVADGHLAEAEDRLDGGDAAAAAESVDVARRRVARIGGVVEDLHTLARYARDVDESTFVDFEAAVTDAAAASEADVEVAVEGDGRIRAAPTRLKQLFKNAFEFAAFNEATAVTVTLTDDGFAVADDGRFTGDDGGELLFEYESAEPSAEAGMALPNVRALGRVEGWSVEPDRGYDAGVRYALRGATVERDGE
- a CDS encoding glycerate kinase type-2 family protein; its protein translation is MSDPLDAAASSVTVADRERHASDPPREVALDCVVAGIEAAHPAAVVADALALDGDVLTVAAAGGTTTARDLAAYDRVLVVGAGNAAGHFAAAVERLLGDRIDGGAVVTDDPVETERVAVLPGDHPTPSEAGVESARRVREVAADAGESDLVLGLITGGGSALLAAPAEGVGLDGLRETTEALLASGATISEINAVRKHLSAVKGGRLARTAAPADALALAVSDVTGDDPAVIASGPLSPDPTTFGDALAVLDRYGIDAPAAVADRLERGAAGEVAETPTAGDPAFDGVAVRIVANARTALTAAREVAAERGYEPLVLAARMRGEAREAAKAHAAVAEECRAVGEPVEPPAVLLSAGEVTVTLGDDPGEGGPNGEFALSAAAELDAAGPDGEGIAVASVDTDGIDGATDAAGALVDDRLVGEGETIDREAAADALDAHDAYPVLDDAGALLRTGPTGTNANDLRAVVVPERGARPDGGDRPGGRGARSEGTK